One stretch of Nocardia fluminea DNA includes these proteins:
- the ctaE gene encoding aa3-type cytochrome oxidase subunit III, producing the protein MTTAVGTPGSAITQRVHSLNRPNMVSVGTIIWLSSELMFFAGLFAMYFVARAQAHGNWPPEPTELNMKLAIPVTAVLIASSFTCQMGVFAAEKGDVFGLRRWYTITLLMGAFFVAGQGYEYYSLVQEGTTIAGSSYGSVFYITTGFHGLHVIGGLIAFVFLLIRTKLSKFTPAQATAAIVVSYYWHFVDIVWIGLFATIYFVR; encoded by the coding sequence GTGACGACCGCAGTAGGCACCCCAGGATCGGCCATTACTCAGCGTGTGCATTCGCTGAACCGGCCCAACATGGTCAGCGTCGGAACCATCATCTGGCTGTCGAGCGAGCTGATGTTCTTCGCCGGCCTTTTCGCGATGTACTTCGTTGCGCGCGCGCAGGCGCACGGCAACTGGCCCCCGGAGCCGACCGAGCTGAACATGAAGCTCGCCATTCCGGTGACGGCCGTGCTGATCGCCTCGTCCTTCACCTGCCAGATGGGCGTGTTCGCCGCGGAGAAGGGCGACGTGTTCGGCCTTCGTCGCTGGTACACGATCACCCTGCTGATGGGCGCGTTCTTCGTCGCCGGCCAGGGCTACGAGTACTACAGCCTGGTGCAGGAGGGAACCACGATCGCCGGAAGTTCGTACGGCTCGGTTTTCTACATCACCACCGGCTTCCATGGTCTGCACGTGATCGGCGGTCTGATCGCGTTCGTGTTCCTGCTCATCCGAACCAAACTGAGCAAGTTCACGCCCGCCCAGGCGACCGCCGCGATCGTGGTGTCGTACTACTGGCACTTCGTCGACATCGTCTGGATCGGGCTGTTCGCCACGATCTACTTCGTCCGCTAG
- the trpD gene encoding anthranilate phosphoribosyltransferase, which translates to MSVRSWAQVLGTLADGGDLAADDTTWVIDEIFTDNATAAQIAAFGVAMKIKGPTPTELAGMVAGMLGHARLVRIDGDAVDVVGTGGDRSGSVNISTMSSVVVAAAGVPVVKHGNRAASSKSGGADVLEALGVKLALGPESVARSVREVGIGFCFAPLFHSGLRFAGPARKEIGIPTVFNVLGPLTNPAQPRAGLIGCAFADLAPVIAGVFAARGASALVVRGRDGLDEITTSDLTDVWVVSGGRIRRTVIDPARLGIARVDLDELRGGDAEVNAKVARDVFAGTAGPVRDAVLLNSAAAIVAYDLSRGAGDVDSDLDAALAGGLERAAAAVDSGAAADLLGNWAGLTQVLDER; encoded by the coding sequence ATGAGCGTGCGCAGCTGGGCCCAGGTTCTCGGAACCCTCGCCGACGGTGGCGACCTGGCCGCGGACGACACCACCTGGGTGATCGACGAGATCTTCACCGACAACGCCACCGCGGCCCAGATCGCGGCGTTCGGCGTGGCCATGAAGATCAAGGGGCCGACGCCGACCGAATTAGCGGGCATGGTGGCCGGGATGCTCGGGCACGCGCGGCTGGTCCGCATCGACGGCGACGCGGTCGATGTCGTCGGCACCGGCGGCGACCGTTCGGGGTCGGTGAACATCTCGACCATGTCGTCGGTGGTCGTGGCGGCGGCCGGGGTGCCCGTGGTCAAGCACGGGAACCGGGCGGCGTCGTCGAAGTCCGGTGGTGCCGATGTGCTCGAAGCGCTCGGTGTGAAGCTCGCGCTCGGACCCGAGTCGGTGGCCCGGTCGGTGCGCGAGGTGGGGATCGGGTTCTGTTTCGCGCCGCTGTTCCACTCGGGGCTGCGTTTCGCCGGACCCGCGCGCAAGGAGATCGGCATTCCGACCGTGTTCAACGTGCTGGGACCGCTGACCAATCCGGCGCAGCCGCGCGCCGGGCTGATCGGGTGCGCGTTCGCCGATCTCGCGCCCGTGATCGCGGGGGTGTTCGCGGCGCGCGGGGCGAGTGCGCTGGTGGTGCGTGGACGCGACGGGCTCGACGAGATCACCACCTCCGACCTCACCGATGTGTGGGTGGTCAGCGGCGGGCGGATTCGTCGGACGGTGATCGATCCGGCCCGGCTCGGCATCGCCCGGGTGGATCTGGACGAGCTGCGTGGCGGCGACGCTGAGGTCAACGCGAAGGTCGCGCGCGACGTGTTCGCGGGGACAGCGGGGCCCGTGCGGGACGCGGTGCTGTTGAACTCGGCCGCGGCGATCGTGGCCTACGACCTGTCCCGCGGCGCCGGCGATGTCGACTCCGATCTCGACGCGGCGCTGGCCGGTGGGCTCGAACGCGCCGCCGCCGCGGTGGACAGCGGGGCGGCGGCCGACCTGCTGGGGAACTGGGCCGGACTCACCCAGGTCCTCGACGAGCGCTGA
- a CDS encoding Lrp/AsnC family transcriptional regulator, protein MITAIVMIQAQNSRIPETAQALADTEGVAEVYSCAGDVDLIAIVRVRDHARIAEVVTAGIDKVDGVVRTTTHIAFKSYSSADVEAGFSLGE, encoded by the coding sequence ATGATTACCGCGATCGTGATGATCCAGGCGCAGAACTCTCGCATCCCCGAGACCGCGCAGGCCCTCGCCGATACCGAAGGAGTCGCCGAGGTGTACTCCTGCGCCGGTGACGTGGACCTGATCGCGATCGTGCGCGTCCGCGACCATGCGCGCATCGCCGAGGTGGTCACCGCGGGCATCGACAAGGTGGACGGCGTGGTCCGCACCACCACCCACATCGCCTTCAAGTCCTATTCCAGCGCCGACGTGGAAGCCGGATTCTCGTTGGGGGAGTGA
- the trpF gene encoding phosphoribosylanthranilate isomerase, protein MFVKVCGLTTEEQIDWAIELGYSAIGVMTTPKSKRYRTPEQARALAGYARGRITTFAVALEASEVAEVADAFDVVQLYQWTDLPNLAFCSAKPPEPGQTSEYFFYDASAGSGVFEEFPDWVRAQPGRVVLAGGLDPDNVAEVIDRHRPYGVDVSSSVETAPGVKSYDLMRRFKAATERPEVLE, encoded by the coding sequence ATGTTCGTGAAGGTGTGCGGTCTGACCACCGAGGAACAGATCGACTGGGCGATCGAGCTCGGGTACTCCGCGATCGGCGTCATGACGACGCCGAAGAGCAAGCGGTACCGCACCCCCGAACAGGCACGCGCGCTCGCCGGCTACGCGCGCGGCCGCATCACCACCTTCGCCGTCGCCCTCGAGGCGAGCGAGGTCGCCGAGGTGGCGGACGCGTTCGACGTCGTCCAGCTCTATCAGTGGACCGACTTGCCGAACCTCGCCTTCTGCTCCGCGAAACCGCCGGAACCAGGGCAGACCAGCGAATACTTCTTCTACGACGCCAGTGCGGGCTCCGGCGTCTTCGAGGAATTCCCCGACTGGGTCCGCGCGCAACCGGGCCGGGTGGTGCTGGCGGGCGGCCTCGACCCGGACAACGTCGCCGAGGTCATCGACCGGCACCGGCCCTACGGCGTCGACGTGTCCAGTTCGGTGGAAACGGCGCCAGGAGTGAAGAGCTATGACCTGATGCGCCGGTTCAAAGCGGCCACTGAGCGGCCCGAAGTTCTAGAGTGA